CCTCCCTCAAGCTCACCCGTCCCTCTTTTAATTGCTTTTTCAATATTGTCCTTTGGCATGTTGGCTGCCTTGGCTTTATCCACTGCAAGACGCAAGGAAAAATTAGTATCAAGGTCGCCACCTTTATCACGAGCGGCAATGTTTATAAGCTTGGCGATTTTTGTAAACACAGCACTCCTCTTGGCATCTTTAGCTCCTTTGGCTCGTTTTATTGTTGACCATTTGGAATGTCCACTCATATTCAAAAATTAAATATAAATAAAAAACTCATAGCTTAATTTTATTTGCTATAAGTTCTACTGACAAGGTACCATTTTTATTTTGAAAAATCAAGAGCTCACTTCTAAAAATAGCTCTTCAAACAAAGTCTTTCTATATTAGTTTTTTTCTTTGTATCTTGATATACTAACTATATCAAAATTAATTAAACTATATGAATCTAGATAATATCAAAGAAATTTCAAAATTAGACAAAGACGAGGTTGCTAAATCAATTTCTCTTTTACCAGAACAGATTAAACAAGTTCTTGGTGACACAAAAAATATTAAACTTCCGGAATCTTACAAAAAGTGTACAAAAATTATGATAAATGGCATGGGTGGTTCAAATCTTGGTGGCTGGGTCTTAAAAAGACTATTTTCTGATCAGCTAAAAGTTTCTGTAGATATTCTTGATGGATATACTGTTCCAAAATCTGTCGACAAAAACACTTTATTCCTTTTTTCTTCCTACTCCGGAACAACTGAAGAAGTTTTAAGTACCTACAAAGAAGTTAAAAAAAGAGGAGCGAAAATGTTAATATTAGCTTCTGGAGGACCTCTCTCTAAAAGAGCTCAAAAAGACAATGTTCCTGGTTTTGTTTTTAATCCTTTATTTAATCCTTGCACCCAGCCACGAATTGGCCTTGGCTATTCTTTGTTTGGATTAATTTATTTATTCGTAAAACTTGGATTTATAAAAATTAGTAAAAATGAAATTGCTGAAATATTAGCCTTATTAGAAAAAAATAATTTAGAGTTGTCATTGTCTGTTAAAATAAACAAAAATAAAGCAAAAAAAATGGCTCTCAAGATGCATGGTAAAATGCCAATTCTAGTTGGCTCAGAATTTCTAATGGGCAATATCCATATTTTCAGAAATCAGATTACAGAAACATGTAAAACTTTCTCTACTTTTCTAGAGCTCCCCGATCTAAACCATTTTGCAATGGAGGGATTACAATATCCTCATTCTAATCAAAAAAATATGCTTTTCTTTTTTATCGACTCAGAGCTTTATCACAAAAGAATATGGCAAAGAGCAATTCTTACAAAAAAAGTAGTTAAACAAAATAAAATAGAAGTCCTTGATCACAAGCTTTCAAGCAAAACAAGATTACTCCAATCATTTGAACTATTACAATACGGAACATGGCTTAGCTATTACTTGGGCATACTAAATAATGTAAATCCGTCTGAAGTTCCTTTTGTCTCTTGGTTTAAAAAAGAACTCTCTAAACATCCTTTTAGAAGCTAAAATTAGCCTATCTATTGACTTATAGCTCGGATTGTTATAGTCTAAATTAATATTAATTCAGACTATATGTACAGTGTTATTCTTTGTGGTGGTTCTGGAACAAGGCTTTGGCCATTAAGTCGAAAGAACTTCCCAAAACAATTTTTAAGCCTTTACTCTGACAACTCTTTACTACAAGAGACTTTTTTGCGCATGACAAAAATCATGCCAAAGGAAAATATTTTCTTTGTCACCAATAATGATAATTTTTTTAATGTTCTCAACCAAATCAAAGAAATCGAAAAAGACTTTACTGAAAAACAAATTATTATAGAACCAGCTAGTCTAAACACAGCCCCAGCAATAGCTCTGTCCGTAAAATATTTACTTGAAAAAATAAGGATTAATCAAAATGCTCCAATTATTTTTCTCCCCTCTGATCATTATATAGGAGAGAATG
The sequence above is a segment of the Patescibacteria group bacterium genome. Coding sequences within it:
- a CDS encoding SIS domain-containing protein — translated: MNLDNIKEISKLDKDEVAKSISLLPEQIKQVLGDTKNIKLPESYKKCTKIMINGMGGSNLGGWVLKRLFSDQLKVSVDILDGYTVPKSVDKNTLFLFSSYSGTTEEVLSTYKEVKKRGAKMLILASGGPLSKRAQKDNVPGFVFNPLFNPCTQPRIGLGYSLFGLIYLFVKLGFIKISKNEIAEILALLEKNNLELSLSVKINKNKAKKMALKMHGKMPILVGSEFLMGNIHIFRNQITETCKTFSTFLELPDLNHFAMEGLQYPHSNQKNMLFFFIDSELYHKRIWQRAILTKKVVKQNKIEVLDHKLSSKTRLLQSFELLQYGTWLSYYLGILNNVNPSEVPFVSWFKKELSKHPFRS